The following are encoded together in the Cervus elaphus chromosome 30, mCerEla1.1, whole genome shotgun sequence genome:
- the KCTD12 gene encoding BTB/POZ domain-containing protein KCTD12, translating into MALADSTRGLPNGGGGGGGGGSGSSSSSAEPPLFPDIVELNVGGQVYVTRRCTVVSVPDSLLWRMFTQQQPQELARDSKGRFFLDRDGFLFRYILDYLRDLQLVLPDYFPERSRLQREAEYFELPELVRRLGAPQQPGPGPPPPHSRRGVQKEGSLGDDLLPLGSAEPEQQEGASAGAPSPTLELASRSPSGGAAGPLLTPSQSLDGSRRSGYITIGYRGSYTIGRDAQADAKFRRVARITVCGKTSLAKEVFGDTLNESRDPDRPPERYTSRYYLKFNFLEQAFDKLSESGFHMVACSSTGTCAFAGSTDQSEDKIWTSYTEYVFCRE; encoded by the coding sequence ATGGCTCTGGCCGACAGCACTCGTGGATTACCCAACgggggtggcggcggcggcggcggcggcagcggctccTCGTCGTCCTCGGCGGAGCCGCCGCTCTTCCCCGACATCGTGGAGCTGAACGTGGGCGGCCAGGTGTATGTGACCCGGCGCTGCACCGTGGTGTCGGTGCCCGACTCGCTGCTCTGGCGCATGTTCACGCAGCAGCAGCCGCAAGAGCTAGCCCGGGACAGCAAAGGCCGCTTCTTTCTGGACCGCGACGGCTTCCTCTTCCGCTACATCTTGGATTACCTGCGGGACTTGCAGCTCGTGCTGCCCGACTACTTCCCCGAGCGCAGCCGGCTGCAGCGCGAGGCCGAGTACTTCGAGCTGCCCGAGCTCGTGCGCCGCCTCGGGGCGCCCCAGCAGCCCGGccccgggccgccgccgccgcactCCCGGCGCGGGGTGCAGAAGGAGGGCTCGCTGGGCGACGATCTGCTGCCGCTCGGCTCCGCCGAGCCGGAGCAGCAGGAGGGCGCCTCGGCCGGGGCGCCGTCGCCCACGCTGGAGCTGGCTAGCCGCAGCCCGTCCGGGGGCGCGGCGGGCCCGCTGCTTACGCCGTCGCAGTCGTTGGACGGCAGCCGGCGCTCGGGCTACATCACCATCGGCTACCGCGGCTCCTACACGATCGGGCGGGACGCGCAGGCAGACGCCAAATTCCGGCGAGTGGCGCGCATCACGGTGTGCGGCAAGACGTCGCTGGCCAAGGAGGTGTTCGGGGACACCCTGAACGAGAGCCGGGACCCCGACCGGCCCCCGGAGCGCTACACCTCGCGCTATTACCTCAAGTTCAACTTCCTGGAGCAGGCCTTCGACAAGCTGTCCGAGTCGGGCTTCCACATGGTGGCGTGCAGTTCCACGGGCACCTGCGCCTTCGCCGGCAGCACCGACCAGAGCGAGGACAAGATCTGGACTAGCTACACCGAGTACGTCTTCTGCAGGGAGTGA